One region of Bartonella alsatica genomic DNA includes:
- a CDS encoding COX15/CtaA family protein has translation MTVKSLNDSILTPLQKKNRKQIRIWLYFILFLCLAIVLVGGATRLTGSGLSITEWKPIHGVIPPIGVEQWQEEFLKYQQIAQYKLLNRDMTLSAFKVIFWWEWVHRILGRLVGFVALLGLIWFWATKRIEKNILLQLSIVPILIVFQGVIGWWMVASGIGQSDLTSVSQYRLAFHLITACFVIIFVTYLSRGFAEYSEKPANQRIQYFAGCFVVLILIEIYLGALVAGLHAGKIYNTWPLMDGQIIPDGLLQHEPIWLNLFENPLTVQFVHRFFAYFLLVAAIIHALYLQKNVPNSTHSRRAFFVCIMVIIQAFLGILTLLYEVPISLGLLHQSVALVILCFSVVHWRATKGAYRTIE, from the coding sequence ATGACAGTAAAGAGTTTGAATGATAGCATTTTGACACCATTGCAGAAAAAAAATCGAAAACAAATTCGTATATGGCTTTATTTTATTTTATTCCTTTGTTTGGCGATTGTTTTAGTGGGAGGTGCTACCCGCTTGACGGGATCAGGGTTATCGATAACTGAGTGGAAACCAATTCATGGAGTCATTCCACCAATTGGTGTGGAGCAATGGCAGGAAGAGTTTTTAAAATATCAACAGATAGCGCAATATAAGTTGCTTAATCGCGATATGACGTTAAGCGCGTTTAAAGTAATTTTTTGGTGGGAATGGGTGCATCGCATTTTAGGTCGTCTTGTTGGTTTTGTGGCTTTGTTAGGTTTAATTTGGTTTTGGGCGACCAAACGTATTGAAAAAAATATCTTGCTTCAGCTTAGCATTGTGCCAATTCTTATCGTATTTCAAGGAGTGATTGGCTGGTGGATGGTGGCTTCAGGTATTGGCCAAAGTGATTTAACAAGCGTGAGCCAATATCGTTTGGCATTCCATCTTATAACAGCATGTTTTGTTATTATTTTTGTTACTTATTTATCGCGAGGTTTTGCGGAATATTCAGAAAAACCAGCTAATCAAAGAATTCAATACTTTGCTGGATGCTTTGTTGTTCTCATTTTGATTGAGATTTATTTAGGTGCTTTGGTTGCAGGACTTCATGCTGGAAAAATTTATAATACATGGCCACTTATGGATGGTCAGATTATTCCTGATGGATTATTACAGCATGAGCCTATTTGGCTTAATTTATTCGAAAATCCTTTAACGGTTCAATTTGTTCACCGTTTTTTTGCTTATTTTTTGTTAGTCGCAGCAATTATTCATGCTTTATATCTACAAAAAAATGTTCCAAACTCAACCCATTCTCGTCGTGCGTTTTTTGTGTGTATTATGGTCATAATTCAAGCATTTTTGGGTATTCTCACGTTGTTATACGAAGTTCCCATAAGTTTGGGGCTTCTTCACCAAAGCGTTGCATTAGTGATTTTGTGTTTTTCAGTCGTACATT